A stretch of Bacteroidales bacterium DNA encodes these proteins:
- a CDS encoding rod shape-determining protein MreD translates to MIIQQVIRFILMLLLQVLVFNHILIGAYIYPSFYIYFILLLPFETKGWVLLLSAFLIGLGVDFFSNSLGMHAGASVFMAFCRPAIIRMLTAGKENETGSSPGMKSSGFSWFLTYSFLLTLLHHSMLFLLEVFGFSDFKQTLFRIILSTIATMILVILAQLIFYKQDKR, encoded by the coding sequence ATGATTATTCAGCAAGTCATCAGGTTTATACTAATGCTTTTACTCCAGGTACTGGTGTTCAACCATATCTTAATTGGCGCCTATATTTATCCCTCTTTTTACATCTATTTTATTCTTCTTCTGCCATTTGAAACCAAGGGGTGGGTTTTGCTACTATCAGCATTTTTAATTGGCCTGGGGGTAGATTTCTTTTCCAACTCATTGGGGATGCATGCCGGCGCTTCAGTTTTTATGGCATTTTGCCGGCCAGCAATCATCCGCATGCTCACTGCTGGTAAAGAAAATGAAACCGGTTCTTCTCCCGGCATGAAATCATCAGGGTTTAGCTGGTTCCTTACCTACTCTTTCCTGTTAACCCTTCTCCATCATTCGATGCTATTCCTTCTGGAGGTTTTCGGATTTTCAGATTTTAAACAAACCCTATTCAGGATAATTTTAAGCACAATCGCAACAATGATCCTTGTGATACTTGCTCAACTAATTTTTTACAAACAAGATAAACGTTGA
- a CDS encoding AhpC/TSA family protein has product MRNLFLILIAGILAFSCSKPKNQFEIKANLEGVSEGWVILAKAVDNDLSPLDSLMVKEGKFSFKGTIDIPEMYYLHFKTDEQYLGFFVEPGELNITGTLQEAKYEGLPTQALYDRLVSELKVYENQFEEISLQYREAAARNDEMTQRAIEQRATVIEKERMDYMLNFAEANNTSIVAPFILVNNIQNFDIEKVESSMAKLDPSVHGSNYYVMLNEQVEKLQRLSVGREAPVFSQNDPDGNPISLDSFRGKYLLVDFWASWCKPCRIENPNIVAAYAKYHDKGFEVFGVSLDRDKNAWLKGIADDNLTWPQVSDLQYWNNEASKLYSISSIPANLLLDPEGIIIAKNLRGEELHTKLAELLD; this is encoded by the coding sequence ATGAGAAATTTATTTTTAATTCTAATTGCAGGAATTCTTGCATTTTCGTGTAGCAAACCAAAAAATCAGTTTGAAATCAAGGCAAATCTTGAAGGCGTTTCCGAAGGCTGGGTAATCTTGGCAAAAGCTGTTGATAACGACCTCTCACCACTCGATTCACTAATGGTTAAAGAGGGCAAATTCAGTTTTAAAGGAACGATTGATATCCCCGAAATGTATTACCTGCACTTTAAAACAGATGAACAATACCTCGGCTTTTTTGTGGAACCGGGCGAGTTAAACATTACCGGAACGCTTCAGGAGGCCAAATATGAGGGATTGCCAACACAGGCACTTTACGACCGTTTGGTTTCGGAGTTAAAAGTGTATGAGAACCAATTTGAAGAAATTTCGTTGCAATACCGCGAAGCAGCTGCCCGCAATGATGAAATGACCCAACGGGCTATCGAGCAAAGAGCAACTGTAATTGAAAAAGAAAGAATGGATTATATGCTGAACTTTGCTGAAGCAAATAATACGAGTATTGTTGCACCCTTTATTCTGGTCAACAACATTCAAAACTTCGATATCGAAAAAGTGGAAAGTTCAATGGCCAAACTCGATCCATCAGTCCATGGATCAAACTATTACGTCATGTTGAATGAGCAGGTAGAAAAACTGCAGCGTCTGTCAGTTGGCCGCGAGGCTCCGGTTTTCTCACAAAATGATCCCGATGGCAATCCAATCTCTCTTGATTCTTTCCGTGGAAAATATTTGCTGGTTGATTTTTGGGCATCCTGGTGCAAACCATGTCGAATCGAAAATCCAAATATTGTAGCTGCCTATGCAAAATACCACGACAAAGGATTTGAAGTTTTTGGCGTTTCGCTTGACAGGGATAAAAATGCCTGGCTCAAGGGCATTGCAGACGATAACCTTACCTGGCCTCAGGTTTCAGACCTGCAATACTGGAACAACGAAGCTTCAAAACTCTACAGCATTAGCTCAATCCCTGCGAATCTCCTGCTTGACCCAGAAGGGATCATCATTGCCAAAAACCTGCGAGGAGAGGAGTTACACACAAAGTTGGCCGAGTTACTCGATTAA
- the guaD gene encoding guanine deaminase has product MLKGFRGSLFDFYASTDVFNLKTGYRYIEDGLLVTKDGKVLASGNYPEVIKEFPLPMEITDFGETFIFPGFIDAHVHSVQTGAIASYGNQLLEWLETYIFPRERHFSDSEYAFRHTRFFIDQLLKNGTTTAVIYPAVFDASVEAVFKIAAQLNMRIITGKTWMDRNAPDYLLEKPEISYESSKRQIIKWHGCGRLSYAITPRYAITSSPESLKIASSLLKEYEGLYVQTHISENKQEVELVNHNYNNHKGYLDVYDSFGLLTSRTLLGHGIYLNSNELKRISHAGASIVHCPSSNLFLGSGLFDYHKTLEYGIKMAVGSDVGGGTSFSMLNNLHDAYKISALKNHLNCVKASSTAFAAMSALEAFYFITLGGAKALKLEDKIGNFDPGKEADFIVIDPSLNELLNYRLQEVNSIEELLFALMMLGDEKMIKATYLMGEKVNFTK; this is encoded by the coding sequence ATGCTAAAAGGATTCAGGGGTAGCCTATTTGATTTTTACGCCAGTACGGATGTTTTTAATCTTAAAACAGGTTACCGTTATATTGAGGATGGCTTGCTGGTAACAAAAGATGGAAAAGTGCTGGCATCCGGCAATTATCCCGAAGTGATAAAAGAGTTTCCACTGCCGATGGAAATTACAGATTTTGGTGAAACATTTATTTTCCCGGGTTTTATTGATGCACACGTCCATTCGGTACAGACCGGAGCTATCGCATCCTACGGGAATCAACTGCTGGAGTGGCTCGAAACTTATATTTTTCCAAGAGAAAGACACTTTTCCGATTCAGAATATGCATTTAGACATACCCGGTTTTTCATCGATCAATTGCTTAAGAACGGAACTACCACCGCTGTGATTTATCCGGCTGTTTTTGATGCTTCCGTTGAAGCGGTTTTTAAAATTGCCGCTCAATTAAATATGCGCATAATCACCGGAAAAACATGGATGGACCGGAATGCTCCCGACTATTTACTCGAAAAACCTGAAATTTCCTACGAATCGTCAAAGCGTCAGATTATTAAATGGCATGGATGCGGTCGCCTTAGTTATGCTATCACTCCCCGGTATGCTATTACATCTTCGCCCGAATCGCTCAAAATAGCATCTTCACTTTTAAAGGAGTATGAAGGGTTATATGTACAAACGCATATTTCGGAAAACAAACAGGAGGTTGAACTGGTTAATCACAACTACAATAATCACAAGGGTTACCTGGATGTTTATGACAGTTTTGGTTTACTAACCTCACGAACACTTCTTGGTCACGGGATTTACCTGAATAGTAACGAACTTAAACGGATCTCTCATGCTGGCGCTTCTATTGTTCATTGCCCTTCGTCCAATCTCTTTCTTGGCAGTGGACTTTTTGATTACCACAAAACACTGGAATATGGGATTAAGATGGCTGTTGGAAGTGATGTTGGTGGCGGTACTAGCTTTTCCATGCTAAATAACCTACACGATGCTTACAAAATTTCAGCATTAAAAAATCACCTGAATTGCGTTAAGGCTTCATCAACTGCATTTGCAGCCATGAGTGCGCTCGAAGCTTTTTATTTTATTACCCTTGGGGGAGCAAAGGCTTTGAAACTGGAAGATAAAATCGGAAATTTCGATCCAGGCAAAGAGGCTGATTTCATTGTGATAGATCCATCGTTGAACGAACTGCTCAACTACCGGCTTCAGGAAGTCAACTCTATTGAAGAATTGTTGTTTGCCCTGATGATGCTTGGAGATGAAAAGATGATTAAAGCTACTTATCTGATGGGTGAAAAAGTAAATTTCACAAAATAA
- a CDS encoding NAD-dependent epimerase/dehydratase family protein — translation MILVTGGTGLVGAHLLYELVKQGKIVRALKRPDSDTGKVKKTISWYNRDYETIFEKIEWVDGDILDPHSLAEALDGVDQVYHCSGLVSFRKSDYKQLILTNQVGTANIVNACLQKDNVRLCHVSSVSALGRTKQGETVTESSYWKTSRNNSAYALSKYGAEREVWRAAEEGLEMFIVNPSVIIGPGDWKKGSSQIFNTVYRGIPFYTSGIMGYVDVRDVASIMVQLMESKISGERFILSSEDISNHQLFTMIAMALGKKPPAIQLLPWMAAVAWRVNLFFPLFGKQPTFTKEIARSAFNRYFFDSSKISKLLNYNFIPVKKSISDTANIFQKEIKKIQS, via the coding sequence ATGATATTGGTAACAGGAGGAACAGGATTGGTTGGGGCGCATCTGCTTTACGAATTGGTAAAACAGGGGAAAATTGTGCGAGCATTAAAACGTCCCGATAGTGACACAGGCAAAGTGAAAAAGACAATATCCTGGTACAACCGGGACTATGAGACAATATTTGAGAAAATAGAATGGGTAGATGGCGATATACTTGATCCCCATTCGCTTGCTGAAGCTCTCGATGGTGTTGACCAGGTTTATCATTGTTCCGGATTGGTTTCTTTCAGAAAAAGTGACTACAAGCAACTTATCCTGACTAATCAGGTTGGCACTGCTAATATAGTTAATGCCTGTCTGCAAAAGGATAATGTCCGCTTATGCCATGTGAGTTCCGTATCAGCACTTGGACGCACCAAACAAGGTGAAACAGTTACCGAGAGCAGTTACTGGAAAACCTCACGAAACAATTCAGCCTACGCATTAAGTAAATACGGCGCCGAAAGGGAGGTATGGAGGGCAGCCGAGGAGGGGTTGGAGATGTTTATTGTTAATCCATCGGTGATTATTGGTCCGGGAGACTGGAAAAAAGGCAGTTCACAAATTTTCAATACAGTGTATAGAGGTATTCCTTTTTACACTTCTGGTATCATGGGTTATGTTGATGTGAGAGATGTGGCAAGTATCATGGTGCAATTAATGGAATCAAAAATTTCCGGAGAGCGCTTCATCCTTTCTTCTGAAGATATTTCCAACCATCAGCTCTTCACAATGATCGCTATGGCGCTTGGCAAAAAACCACCCGCAATACAACTTTTGCCCTGGATGGCTGCAGTCGCCTGGCGGGTTAATCTTTTTTTTCCACTTTTTGGGAAACAGCCAACATTCACTAAAGAGATTGCCCGATCGGCCTTCAATCGTTACTTTTTCGACAGCTCAAAGATAAGTAAACTGCTGAATTACAATTTTATACCTGTAAAAAAGTCAATATCAGACACAGCAAATATTTTTCAGAAAGAAATAAAAAAAATTCAATCGTAA
- the mutY gene encoding A/G-specific adenine glycosylase, with product MNFASKLKNWYIINQRNLPWRSTTDPYKIWVSEVILQQTRIDQGHDYYLRFTARFPDVKSLANASEDQVLKMWQGLGYYSRARNMHTTAKTIVDVHGGKFPETYIELIALKGIGTYTAAAIVSICFGYPTPTVDGNVLRVISRLFAIEEPIDKAVGKKMIFEALNEIFDLENPGIFNQALMDFGAMVCKPKSPSCHECIFKMNCAAFSQSLVSKLPIKSKISNQLVRHFHYLVVLFEKNGELFTYLNKRGNKDIWAGLYDFPMIETINEFSPEQLTSTERWQEFFVEGNPELLNVSAVYKHQLSHQLLLSTFFLIRTDEKTAWHDPVIMIRLKEVYQYPMPRLVDRYITENNALRKVLENIYPGLHDKN from the coding sequence ATGAATTTTGCAAGCAAACTAAAGAACTGGTACATTATCAATCAAAGAAATCTGCCCTGGAGGAGCACGACTGATCCCTATAAAATCTGGGTTTCTGAAGTCATCCTGCAGCAAACCCGCATTGATCAGGGACACGATTATTACCTGCGTTTTACCGCACGTTTTCCGGATGTAAAAAGCCTGGCCAATGCAAGCGAGGATCAGGTACTAAAGATGTGGCAGGGACTCGGATATTATTCTCGTGCGCGAAACATGCATACGACTGCGAAAACTATTGTTGATGTGCATGGCGGTAAATTTCCTGAAACTTACATTGAATTGATTGCCCTGAAAGGAATCGGAACCTACACTGCTGCAGCCATTGTTTCAATCTGTTTTGGATATCCAACACCAACTGTTGATGGCAATGTGTTAAGGGTTATCAGCCGTTTGTTTGCTATTGAAGAACCGATTGACAAGGCAGTTGGTAAAAAAATGATTTTTGAGGCTTTGAATGAAATCTTTGACCTGGAAAACCCGGGAATTTTTAACCAGGCACTTATGGACTTTGGAGCTATGGTTTGTAAGCCAAAAAGCCCATCCTGCCACGAATGCATTTTTAAAATGAACTGCGCTGCTTTTAGCCAGAGTCTTGTCAGTAAGTTGCCAATAAAAAGTAAAATATCCAACCAGCTTGTTCGCCACTTTCATTACCTGGTAGTCCTTTTTGAAAAAAATGGGGAGCTTTTTACTTATTTAAATAAAAGAGGCAACAAGGATATTTGGGCAGGTTTATACGATTTCCCCATGATAGAAACCATCAATGAGTTTAGTCCTGAACAACTCACCTCTACTGAGAGGTGGCAGGAATTTTTTGTCGAAGGTAATCCTGAACTTTTAAATGTTTCGGCAGTTTACAAGCATCAGCTCTCCCATCAACTGTTGTTATCCACTTTTTTTCTGATTCGTACAGATGAAAAAACGGCCTGGCATGATCCAGTGATAATGATTCGCTTAAAAGAAGTGTATCAATATCCAATGCCACGATTGGTTGACAGGTACATTACTGAAAATAATGCATTGCGAAAGGTTTTGGAAAATATTTATCCGGGTTTACACGACAAAAATTAA
- a CDS encoding integration host factor subunit beta yields the protein MTKADIVNEIASKTGIEKVSVQATVEAFMETIKHSMVTGENVYLRGFGSFTIKKRAEKTGRNISKNTTIIIPAHNIPAFKPAKTFVNEVKNHVNVK from the coding sequence ATGACAAAAGCAGACATCGTAAACGAAATTGCCAGCAAGACAGGAATTGAAAAAGTCTCTGTACAGGCCACTGTTGAGGCTTTTATGGAAACTATCAAACATTCGATGGTTACCGGCGAAAACGTTTATCTCCGTGGGTTCGGAAGTTTTACAATCAAGAAAAGAGCTGAGAAAACCGGAAGGAATATCTCCAAGAACACAACCATTATTATCCCGGCGCATAATATTCCGGCTTTTAAACCAGCAAAAACCTTTGTAAACGAAGTAAAAAACCACGTAAACGTTAAATAA
- a CDS encoding Rne/Rng family ribonuclease, whose protein sequence is MDRELIIDLNSSGVEIALLEDKSLVELQKEKSNKKYSVGDVYLGKVRKIMPGLNAAFVNVGYEKDAFLHYLDLGPNVRSLNKFSKLAVTGKITSLTLGDFRLEPEIEKTGKISDVLSVNQQILVQIAKEPIATKGPRIASEISFAGRFLVLVPFSEKISISSKIRSVEERKRLKRLIKSIKPNNFGVIVRTVAENKLVAELDADLRDLVGKWDSLSQKIVKAEAPQKIVSELDRTSAMLRDLLNESFNNIHVNDATLAEEIKNYIKQIAPEKAKIVKYYSGSKPIFEYFGVDKQIKSSFGKIVTIKSGVYLVIERTEAMYTIDVNSGNRVNREKNQENNSLEVNIEAATELARQLRLRDMGGIIVVDFIDMTEAKHRRELYQKLRDEMSKDRARHVILPPSKFGLVQITRQRVRPAMDVQVLEKCPVCNGTGEIKPSILVIDELENNLRYLIQDQNERNLTITVHPFVYAHLTKGFPSTLLKWSYNLKTWIKVKPNSSHHFLEYHFFNKNNDELKM, encoded by the coding sequence GTGGATAGGGAATTAATCATAGATTTGAACTCCTCAGGGGTTGAAATTGCACTGCTTGAGGACAAATCCCTTGTAGAACTTCAAAAAGAAAAGTCCAACAAAAAATATTCGGTTGGCGATGTGTACCTGGGCAAGGTAAGAAAAATCATGCCCGGATTGAATGCTGCTTTCGTTAATGTCGGGTACGAAAAAGACGCTTTTTTACATTACCTGGATCTTGGGCCAAATGTGCGTTCCCTGAACAAATTCAGCAAACTCGCTGTAACGGGAAAAATCACTTCTCTCACTCTGGGAGACTTCCGGCTTGAGCCAGAAATAGAAAAAACCGGGAAAATTTCGGATGTGTTGAGTGTGAACCAGCAGATCCTTGTTCAAATTGCAAAAGAACCGATTGCTACAAAAGGGCCAAGGATTGCCTCTGAAATCTCCTTTGCCGGTAGATTTCTTGTACTGGTCCCTTTTTCCGAAAAAATCTCTATCTCCTCAAAAATCCGCAGTGTTGAAGAACGAAAACGCCTGAAGCGACTGATCAAAAGCATTAAGCCTAATAATTTCGGAGTGATCGTGCGCACCGTTGCTGAAAACAAACTCGTCGCCGAATTGGATGCTGACCTCCGGGATCTTGTTGGAAAATGGGATTCTCTCAGCCAAAAAATTGTCAAAGCTGAAGCACCCCAAAAAATTGTCAGTGAGTTAGACCGTACTTCGGCCATGCTTCGTGACCTGCTCAACGAGTCATTTAACAATATTCATGTAAACGATGCCACCCTTGCTGAGGAGATCAAGAACTACATCAAGCAGATCGCCCCTGAAAAGGCAAAAATTGTTAAGTATTACAGTGGCTCAAAGCCGATATTTGAATATTTTGGCGTTGACAAGCAAATTAAAAGTTCTTTTGGGAAAATCGTTACCATAAAAAGCGGTGTTTACCTTGTCATCGAGCGCACCGAAGCCATGTACACCATTGATGTTAATTCTGGAAACAGGGTTAACCGTGAAAAAAACCAGGAAAATAATTCTCTCGAAGTAAATATTGAAGCTGCTACTGAATTAGCCAGGCAATTGCGACTAAGAGATATGGGTGGTATTATCGTCGTGGATTTTATCGACATGACCGAAGCCAAACACCGACGTGAACTTTACCAGAAGCTTAGGGATGAAATGTCAAAAGACCGCGCAAGGCATGTTATTCTTCCACCAAGCAAGTTTGGTCTGGTTCAGATCACAAGACAACGGGTGAGACCTGCCATGGACGTTCAGGTTCTTGAGAAATGCCCGGTGTGCAACGGCACTGGTGAGATTAAACCCTCAATCCTTGTCATCGACGAACTTGAAAACAACCTGCGCTATCTCATCCAGGATCAAAACGAGAGAAACCTTACAATTACCGTGCATCCGTTCGTTTATGCACACCTTACCAAAGGGTTCCCGTCAACCCTGTTAAAATGGAGCTACAACCTCAAAACATGGATCAAAGTAAAACCCAATTCATCACACCATTTCCTGGAGTACCACTTTTTCAATAAAAACAATGATGAACTAAAGATGTGA
- the pssA gene encoding CDP-diacylglycerol--serine O-phosphatidyltransferase, whose protein sequence is MRKNIPNFVTLLNLLSGCISIVFAFNGNSVLAAWLIGIAAVFDFLDGMLARLLNARSPLGLHLDSLSDVISFGVAPGVIVFQLMQNSEHLPFFFWDGVNFASFAAFLIPVFSALRLAKFNIDDRQTDSFIGLPTPANALFFASMPLVNFQAENLNHHWINMILQNYHSLLIITVFFSLLLVSPIPLMGFKFKSYKFSENKLKFFFLVFTAGLILLLKFYALPVIIIAYILVSVPGKKEKQKVA, encoded by the coding sequence ATACGTAAAAACATACCCAACTTTGTGACACTGCTCAACCTTCTGAGTGGTTGTATTTCGATTGTATTTGCCTTCAATGGCAATTCTGTATTGGCGGCCTGGCTCATCGGGATCGCAGCGGTTTTCGATTTTCTCGATGGTATGCTGGCCAGATTGCTTAATGCCCGATCACCGTTAGGACTGCATCTTGATTCGCTTTCTGATGTGATATCATTTGGCGTGGCGCCTGGAGTCATAGTCTTTCAGTTAATGCAAAACAGCGAACACCTGCCCTTTTTCTTTTGGGATGGAGTCAATTTTGCATCATTTGCTGCTTTTCTGATCCCTGTTTTTTCGGCGCTCAGGCTGGCAAAATTCAACATTGATGATCGTCAGACGGACTCCTTTATTGGGTTACCCACGCCGGCCAATGCGTTGTTCTTTGCTTCCATGCCACTGGTAAATTTTCAGGCCGAAAATTTAAATCACCACTGGATCAATATGATCCTGCAGAATTATCATTCATTGTTGATCATTACCGTTTTCTTCTCCCTGTTGTTGGTTTCACCAATCCCATTAATGGGTTTCAAATTTAAATCCTACAAATTCAGCGAAAACAAGCTAAAGTTTTTTTTTCTGGTGTTTACCGCCGGACTTATTCTCTTGCTAAAATTTTATGCACTACCTGTAATTATAATAGCATACATCCTGGTGTCAGTTCCTGGGAAGAAGGAAAAACAAAAAGTTGCTTGA
- a CDS encoding S-adenosylmethionine:tRNA ribosyltransferase-isomerase codes for MILPPILSHLDIEDYDYQLTDERIAKFPLDKRDESKLLLFNGHMPHEDKFKNLFHHLPEDCLLVLNNTRVVHARLLFRKETGALIEVFCLEPAPPSSEIQMAFQQKGEVIWKCLLGNARRWKSGELKGTFGHEGANIRINVEKVKQVGDSYELKFTWQPAELTFAEILEGAGKIPLPPYLNRSATESDNDQYQTVYAQYDGSVAAPTAGLHFTPELFTALKQRKISIDFVTLHVGAGTFKPIGRDGLSSHTMHSEQVIITKPLIEKLIKKKGNIVAVGTTSVRTLESLYWYGVKLEKDKNAGFLIDQFDPYQSENQTGLRVEKALQNTLDYLKKTGSNHLTGYTQLMIAPGYQYRMIRGMITNFHQPRSTLLLLIAAWLGDKWKEIYDFALENDFRFLSYGDACLFLK; via the coding sequence ATGATTCTTCCCCCCATTCTCTCCCACCTGGATATTGAAGATTACGACTATCAGCTTACAGATGAACGCATAGCGAAATTTCCCCTGGACAAGCGTGACGAGTCAAAGTTGTTGCTATTCAATGGGCACATGCCTCACGAAGATAAGTTTAAAAACTTGTTTCATCATCTTCCTGAAGATTGTTTACTTGTGCTCAATAATACCCGGGTTGTACATGCCAGGTTATTGTTTAGAAAAGAAACCGGCGCCCTGATCGAAGTGTTTTGTCTTGAGCCGGCGCCGCCATCGTCAGAAATTCAAATGGCTTTTCAACAAAAGGGTGAAGTGATCTGGAAATGTTTACTTGGGAATGCCCGACGCTGGAAATCAGGAGAATTGAAGGGTACCTTCGGGCACGAAGGAGCCAATATCAGAATAAATGTGGAAAAAGTTAAGCAGGTTGGCGATTCCTATGAATTGAAATTCACCTGGCAACCTGCCGAACTAACTTTTGCCGAAATACTTGAAGGCGCCGGCAAAATCCCCCTTCCACCCTATCTGAACCGCAGTGCAACAGAGAGCGATAACGACCAGTACCAGACTGTTTATGCTCAATACGATGGTTCGGTGGCAGCGCCAACAGCCGGGCTACATTTCACACCGGAACTTTTCACGGCATTAAAACAAAGGAAAATTTCGATCGATTTTGTGACGCTTCATGTTGGCGCCGGCACTTTCAAACCAATAGGGAGAGATGGCCTGAGCTCTCACACCATGCACTCCGAACAGGTGATTATCACAAAACCATTGATCGAAAAACTAATCAAAAAAAAAGGAAATATAGTGGCTGTCGGAACCACTTCCGTGCGGACACTTGAAAGCCTTTACTGGTATGGCGTGAAACTTGAAAAAGACAAAAATGCAGGGTTTCTTATCGATCAGTTTGATCCCTATCAATCAGAAAATCAGACAGGGCTTCGGGTGGAAAAAGCGCTCCAAAATACCCTTGATTATTTAAAAAAAACGGGATCAAACCATCTGACCGGTTACACACAGTTGATGATAGCGCCCGGTTATCAGTACCGGATGATTCGCGGAATGATCACTAATTTTCACCAGCCACGCTCAACACTACTTTTGTTAATTGCTGCCTGGCTGGGAGACAAATGGAAAGAAATTTATGATTTTGCCCTTGAAAATGATTTTAGATTCCTGAGCTATGGTGATGCCTGTTTGTTTTTAAAGTAA
- a CDS encoding ABC transporter permease, translating to MRTIIYILQKEFLQIFRNRMMLPIIFVMPVIQLLILAHAATYDMKSIRTFIIDLDQSPSSRELVSKFNGSTFYKMVGYSFNYSQGEQALERDVADLIIQIPPDFEKDIVNEKEAAVNLVINAINGSSASLINAYTISIIRDFNLNLVANMISRKVEQPVGVEYAYWYNPELNYKTYMVPGILVLLVTIVALFLSGMNVVREKEIGTIEQLNVTPIKKYQFIAGKLLPFWIIAIFELALGLVVAKIFFDIPFVGSIGLVFGVAAVFLLVVLALGLIISTLADTMQQSMFLTWFFLVIFILMSGLFTAVESMPEWARIINVINPIAYFIEIMRMVMLKGSGLADIIRQFVSLFIYAVVALSVAMWRYKKVD from the coding sequence ATGAGGACGATCATCTATATTTTACAGAAAGAATTTCTGCAGATTTTCCGTAACCGGATGATGTTACCGATCATTTTTGTGATGCCGGTCATTCAACTGCTGATTCTCGCTCACGCTGCAACCTACGACATGAAAAGTATCAGAACTTTCATTATTGATCTTGATCAAAGCCCTTCATCGCGCGAACTGGTGAGTAAATTCAATGGCTCGACATTTTATAAAATGGTAGGGTACTCATTTAATTACTCCCAGGGCGAACAAGCACTCGAAAGAGATGTTGCCGACCTGATTATTCAGATTCCTCCGGATTTTGAAAAAGACATTGTGAACGAAAAAGAAGCTGCCGTTAATTTAGTAATAAATGCCATCAATGGCTCATCAGCAAGCCTGATCAATGCCTATACGATTTCGATCATCCGCGATTTTAATCTGAACCTGGTTGCCAACATGATCAGCCGGAAGGTGGAACAACCTGTTGGGGTCGAATACGCTTACTGGTACAACCCCGAATTGAATTACAAAACCTACATGGTGCCGGGAATACTTGTTCTTTTGGTGACCATCGTGGCTCTTTTTCTTTCGGGGATGAACGTCGTCCGCGAAAAGGAAATCGGGACCATTGAGCAACTCAATGTAACGCCCATTAAAAAATACCAGTTCATTGCAGGGAAGCTTTTACCATTTTGGATCATAGCTATATTTGAACTGGCGCTTGGATTGGTTGTGGCCAAAATTTTCTTCGATATTCCCTTTGTTGGGAGCATCGGACTTGTTTTTGGAGTAGCAGCTGTGTTTCTTTTGGTGGTTCTGGCACTTGGACTGATCATTTCTACACTTGCCGATACCATGCAGCAATCCATGTTTCTGACCTGGTTCTTTTTAGTAATTTTTATCCTGATGAGCGGCCTTTTTACTGCAGTTGAAAGCATGCCGGAATGGGCGCGTATAATTAATGTCATCAATCCAATTGCCTATTTTATTGAGATCATGCGGATGGTTATGCTCAAAGGATCCGGCCTGGCCGACATTATCCGGCAGTTTGTGTCATTATTTATCTATGCAGTTGTTGCATTGTCAGTTGCCATGTGGAGGTATAAAAAAGTTGACTAA